The DNA segment TGGTGATTAGCGATCATGACAGCGGCGGTGAAATCAGGGTGTACTTTGACAGGGATCGCAACCCGTACAACGGTAACGACCTCGCAGCGGCGGAAGCGGTTATTTCATATACCGCCGGAGACAACTTTCAGGAAAAGATTGCCCTCATAAACACATCCCGGTTTACAGCGGGAACGGGGATGTTTATACGGATCAGTATAGCTGATGGCTCATTCACCCGTTTTTTCTACGCACCCGCACAACTGTCGATTTCTGAAAATTTTCTCGATAACGCAATTATCATACTAAGAATCATGGCCGATCTACCCGTGCCTGTCACTGCCGACCTTCCCGGCGACATGGACGGAGATCAGAAAACCAGTATCGCCGAGGCCCTCTATCTTCTGCAGAAAACAGCCGGACTGCGGGATTGATGACATTGGAAAAGGCGAGAAATCATGAATACTTACTTCAATCTTGGGACACCAGTGAATAGACTTTTATATTTAAAATCCGGGTTCATCCGGTTTTTGCGTACTTTTGACTTGAAAAAAATGGACATGCAACCCCAAAAGGAAATTTGGGAAAGTGGTTATTGGTGGCGTGTTGGCAAAACAAATGCCAACGCTCTCATTGGTGGTCATATCTATCTGCACTCGGCACAAACAGCCCCCTCTCATCAGGACGGCAAAATCACCGGCTATCGCATACAACACGGGGGACAGTTCGACGGGCGTTACATTTTCGGTTTCTTCCCTCTAATCAGCATCTCGGTGTCATCGCTGATGGTTCTTGGTCATTTCGTTACAAGCAGATGGTTTTGTAACTTATTGTCTTAGACCTGATCAGAAGCGAGATTAAAAAACGTCGCCGGTTAAGCGAGAATGGATATCTCCTTGCTGATTGGGGATACGTCGATATAGCGGCTATGCAACGAGTCAGATGACAATTTCATCCTGTACTGGATGGGTTGGGAATACGCTGAAATCCAGAAATAAAAAAAGGGGCCACGTCACAGTGGTCCCTTTTTTTGTCTTGACTGTCAAGAACTGTGAAAGCGATTGTTCAAGCCGATGTCTTCAATCGTTCCGCGATCCAGAACTTTATAACTGATTGCCGGGTAACGCCAAGCTCACGAGCGGCCTGGTCAAGACGTTCGATCATCCAGGCGGGAAAATCGACGTTGACCCGACGTTGTT comes from the Syntrophales bacterium genome and includes:
- a CDS encoding BrnA antitoxin family protein, which codes for MKTITAKEFDEKFDAGEDVLEYCILDNILRPGLEQRRVNVDFPAWMIERLDQAARELGVTRQSVIKFWIAERLKTSA